In Desulfuromonas acetoxidans DSM 684, a genomic segment contains:
- the extQ gene encoding selenite/tellurite reduction operon b-type cytochrome membrane protein ExtQ has translation MKNYVKSDPTFFRLIKGAMAATILATVVFAALFPAPLLEPADVSRVPNPSRAAWFLIWMQEVVSYSKYAIYAVVFLGGLFCMLPWMPGVTSSKRACWWPRDQRWVNWVTVLSFIVIVLLTVVAFYFRGENWSFVLPF, from the coding sequence GTGAAAAACTATGTCAAAAGTGATCCGACCTTTTTCCGCCTGATCAAGGGGGCGATGGCGGCAACGATCCTGGCGACGGTTGTGTTTGCGGCGCTGTTTCCAGCGCCGCTGCTTGAACCAGCCGATGTCTCGCGGGTGCCGAATCCGTCTCGTGCTGCCTGGTTTCTGATCTGGATGCAGGAGGTTGTCAGTTATTCAAAATATGCCATTTATGCTGTCGTGTTTCTCGGCGGGCTGTTTTGTATGCTGCCTTGGATGCCCGGTGTGACTTCGTCCAAGCGGGCCTGCTGGTGGCCGCGCGATCAACGCTGGGTCAATTGGGTGACTGTTCTGAGTTTTATCGTGATTGTACTGCTGACCGTTGTTGCTTTTTATTTCCGGGGTGAAAATTGGTCCTTCGTCTTGCCATTTTAA
- the extO gene encoding selenite/tellurite reduction operon b-type cytochrome iron-sulfur cluster-binding subunit ExtO, with protein MTRLTVAFSALLLIVSVTPVLAAPCQQCHEVTVSGVHQGIACQECHGAQGNLGNPGIADNRGLGCVECHADTGMIFSHAMSRRTAEQEFCQRSWGRADTTFYATNCQQCHVASCADCHGSGHAMTTPDTHRCQTCHQGYFVGWDFSGRAPREDSVRYQRGPRSHDQYYLKMRPDVHAEAGLDCSDCHTMASFLDGKVSAKSCRDCHDVNPDIIEHGIAAHLENMECVSCHASWAAQEYATYYVETINSSNRAYFRVKPTGNERYVKSSYLKRQDLPPLGVNEEGRVAPIRPQFQAYYSKVVDNQPQGEENQRLASEWKVFTPHTIRRGTALCDQCHGNARRFILEPLEQRIYRPDRDGLGIDSLWRAEGQRVVNGSFMPPARFERMSQKTPEYSRGYVKKWQDFLKKDAASSKP; from the coding sequence ATGACCAGATTGACCGTTGCCTTCAGCGCGTTACTCCTGATCGTTAGTGTGACTCCTGTGCTGGCAGCACCTTGTCAGCAGTGTCATGAAGTGACGGTGTCCGGTGTTCATCAGGGAATAGCGTGTCAGGAATGTCATGGAGCACAGGGCAACCTGGGTAACCCCGGCATTGCCGACAATCGCGGATTGGGCTGTGTTGAATGCCATGCTGATACCGGCATGATTTTTTCCCATGCCATGAGCCGCCGGACAGCAGAACAGGAGTTTTGCCAACGTAGTTGGGGGCGGGCAGATACTACCTTCTATGCGACGAACTGTCAGCAGTGTCATGTCGCCTCGTGTGCGGATTGCCATGGCAGCGGACACGCTATGACAACACCGGATACACACCGCTGCCAGACGTGTCATCAGGGCTATTTTGTTGGTTGGGATTTCTCCGGACGCGCACCGCGTGAAGACAGCGTACGTTATCAGCGTGGTCCGCGTTCCCATGATCAGTATTATCTGAAAATGCGCCCTGATGTGCATGCCGAAGCCGGTCTTGATTGCAGCGATTGCCACACCATGGCCAGCTTTCTGGACGGAAAGGTCAGTGCCAAGTCGTGTCGCGATTGTCACGATGTGAATCCAGACATTATTGAGCATGGCATCGCGGCCCATTTGGAGAACATGGAGTGCGTCAGTTGTCATGCATCTTGGGCCGCACAGGAGTACGCGACGTATTATGTTGAAACCATTAACAGCAGCAACCGCGCCTATTTTCGGGTTAAACCCACCGGCAATGAGCGCTATGTTAAAAGCAGTTATCTCAAGCGACAAGATTTACCACCGTTGGGCGTGAACGAAGAAGGTCGGGTGGCTCCGATCCGTCCCCAATTTCAGGCCTATTACAGCAAGGTGGTCGATAATCAGCCTCAGGGAGAGGAAAATCAACGCTTGGCCAGCGAATGGAAAGTCTTTACGCCGCATACGATTCGTCGGGGAACGGCATTATGCGATCAATGTCACGGTAATGCGCGGCGTTTTATCCTCGAACCTCTCGAACAACGGATTTATCGTCCGGATCGTGACGGCTTGGGGATTGACAGCCTATGGCGTGCTGAAGGACAACGGGTGGTGAATGGCAGTTTTATGCCACCAGCTCGCTTTGAACGGATGAGTCAGAAGACACCGGAGTATAGCCGAGGATATGTGAAAAAATGGCAAGATTTTCTCAAAAAAGACGCGGCTTCATCCAAACCCTGA
- a CDS encoding ubiquinol-cytochrome c reductase iron-sulfur subunit — translation MARFSQKRRGFIQTLIVGGISGWGLFRFFSASKSQETLLATVEDKRIPERGALVFRQQRFALIREQGHVYALSLVCTHLGCTLTVTSTELSCPCHGSTFDRHGEVTRGPADRPLPQLRLVRRADSWQVYG, via the coding sequence ATGGCAAGATTTTCTCAAAAAAGACGCGGCTTCATCCAAACCCTGATTGTCGGTGGGATTTCCGGGTGGGGCTTGTTCCGTTTTTTTTCCGCCTCTAAGTCGCAGGAAACCCTGCTGGCCACGGTAGAGGACAAGCGGATTCCTGAGCGTGGCGCCTTGGTGTTTCGCCAACAACGTTTTGCGCTGATTCGCGAACAGGGGCACGTTTATGCTTTGAGTCTGGTGTGTACCCATCTGGGCTGTACGCTCACGGTGACCTCGACGGAATTAAGCTGCCCCTGTCATGGCAGTACTTTTGATCGACATGGTGAGGTGACACGGGGGCCTGCGGATCGACCCTTACCACAATTGCGCCTCGTTCGCCGCGCAGATTCCTGGCAGGTTTATGGTTAG
- a CDS encoding cytochrome b N-terminal domain-containing protein, whose amino-acid sequence MFKDFIRHLFPRMVLKENLKISYTFCLGGMAFTLFVLLAVSGLLLAMYYQPHADHAYTSILYIEEQVFGGHFLHSLHRTASNLYLLLIFLHTLRVLLTGAYRPPRQMNWLIGFLLLCLALFSGYTGYLLPMDQLALWATQTGMELVRILPLGELFYQFLVPDAVGEPLSLLRFYILHVVVLPMTTVLLCALHFYKIRKQKGALPYL is encoded by the coding sequence GTGTTTAAAGATTTTATCCGACATCTGTTTCCACGTATGGTTCTCAAAGAGAACCTGAAAATCAGCTATACCTTTTGTCTGGGAGGCATGGCGTTTACCCTGTTTGTGTTGTTGGCGGTCAGCGGGTTGTTGCTGGCCATGTATTATCAGCCGCATGCCGACCATGCCTACACCTCAATCCTTTATATTGAAGAGCAGGTGTTTGGTGGCCACTTTCTGCACAGTTTGCATCGCACCGCATCCAATCTCTATCTGTTGCTCATTTTTCTTCATACCTTGCGGGTACTGCTGACCGGGGCCTATCGACCACCACGCCAGATGAATTGGCTGATCGGTTTTTTGTTGCTGTGTCTAGCCCTGTTTTCCGGCTACACCGGCTATCTGTTACCCATGGATCAATTGGCTCTGTGGGCGACTCAGACCGGTATGGAGCTGGTGCGGATTCTTCCCCTTGGCGAGTTGTTTTATCAGTTTCTGGTGCCGGATGCCGTTGGTGAGCCGTTGTCTCTGTTGCGGTTTTACATCCTTCATGTTGTGGTCTTGCCCATGACGACGGTTTTGTTGTGTGCGCTTCATTTTTACAAGATCCGTAAACAAAAAGGAGCCTTGCCTTACCTGTGA